The following are encoded in a window of Algiphilus aromaticivorans DG1253 genomic DNA:
- a CDS encoding type II toxin-antitoxin system RelE/ParE family toxin — protein sequence MKPVIWLGSSKADWDRFPASVQDDGGYQIDKLQRGEMPSDWKPMSTIGAGVCELRIRDEVGAFRAWIQAASATLPAKEVCCGDSLSTLGRRGTRHDHGDDPGRIEHASGR from the coding sequence ATGAAGCCCGTGATCTGGTTGGGCAGCAGCAAAGCGGACTGGGATAGATTCCCCGCATCCGTCCAAGACGACGGCGGCTACCAGATCGACAAACTGCAACGCGGCGAAATGCCGAGCGACTGGAAACCGATGAGCACGATCGGCGCGGGCGTTTGCGAGTTGCGCATTCGCGACGAGGTAGGTGCTTTCAGGGCTTGGATTCAAGCCGCAAGTGCAACACTTCCAGCCAAGGAGGTGTGCTGTGGGGATTCACTATCGACACTTGGGCGCAGAGGAACGAGGCACGATCATGGCGATGATCCTGGGCGGATCGAGCATGCGTCGGGTCGCTGA
- the istA gene encoding IS21 family transposase yields the protein MATYAKVRRMRLRDGLSISEIARRTSLSRNTIKTWLREPTRSEMKYRRPAGPKKIADHEQWLRKALEADARRPRRERRTALKLHAQLKDQGFTGSYARVTEFVRAWRAELGAVSARAAYVPLTFTWGEAFQFDWSEEHLVIGGIWRKVQLAHMKLCASRAFWLVAYPSQGHEMLFDAHTRCLTGLGGVARRGIYDNMKTAVDQTPRKDRGRVVNARFAAMTAHYLFDPDFCNVASGWEKGRVEKGVQDARRRIWLDATQQRFGSFAELNVWLATQCMEAWSAPHPDFSGMTIREAWEHEQPQLMPMPTPFDGYVELPARVSSTSLVSVARNRYSVPCRLAGHRVSVRLYPERIVIVADQSVVAEHARAVDRDHVVYDWQHYLPLIERKPGALRNGAPFADLPDPLQRLRRALLKRDGGDKVMAQVLMAVPTHGLEAVLVAVELVLDSGRPSAEHVLNVLARLREGPPPQTVETSLQVKAAPIADTERYDTLRAEVGHG from the coding sequence ATGGCGACATACGCGAAAGTCCGCAGGATGCGGCTGCGGGACGGGCTGTCGATCAGCGAGATCGCACGCCGCACGAGCCTGTCGAGAAACACGATCAAGACGTGGCTGCGGGAGCCGACCCGCAGCGAGATGAAGTACCGGCGCCCTGCCGGCCCCAAGAAGATCGCCGATCACGAGCAGTGGCTGCGCAAGGCGCTGGAGGCCGATGCGCGCCGTCCGCGTCGTGAGCGGCGCACCGCGCTGAAGCTGCACGCGCAGCTCAAGGACCAGGGCTTTACCGGCAGTTACGCGCGCGTCACCGAGTTTGTCCGCGCCTGGCGCGCCGAGCTGGGCGCGGTCAGCGCCCGAGCGGCCTACGTGCCGCTGACGTTTACCTGGGGTGAGGCCTTCCAGTTTGACTGGAGCGAGGAGCACCTCGTGATCGGCGGCATCTGGCGCAAGGTACAGCTGGCGCACATGAAGCTATGCGCTTCCCGCGCCTTCTGGCTCGTGGCCTATCCGAGCCAAGGGCACGAGATGCTCTTCGACGCGCACACGCGCTGCCTGACCGGTCTGGGCGGGGTCGCCCGGCGCGGCATCTACGACAACATGAAGACGGCCGTCGACCAGACCCCGCGCAAGGATCGCGGGCGCGTCGTCAACGCGCGCTTCGCGGCGATGACGGCGCACTATCTCTTCGATCCCGACTTCTGCAACGTCGCCTCCGGCTGGGAGAAGGGTCGCGTCGAGAAAGGCGTGCAGGATGCCCGTCGCCGGATCTGGCTCGACGCCACGCAGCAGCGATTCGGCAGCTTCGCCGAGCTCAATGTCTGGCTGGCAACCCAGTGCATGGAGGCCTGGTCAGCGCCGCACCCGGACTTTTCCGGCATGACGATCCGCGAGGCCTGGGAGCACGAGCAGCCACAGCTGATGCCGATGCCTACGCCGTTTGATGGCTATGTCGAGCTGCCGGCGCGGGTGTCGAGCACGAGCCTAGTGTCGGTCGCCCGCAACCGCTACTCGGTGCCGTGCCGACTGGCCGGCCATCGCGTCAGCGTGCGGCTGTATCCCGAGCGCATCGTCATCGTCGCCGATCAGAGCGTCGTGGCTGAGCACGCTCGCGCCGTCGACCGCGACCACGTCGTCTACGACTGGCAGCACTACCTGCCGCTGATCGAGCGCAAGCCCGGTGCGCTGCGAAACGGTGCGCCGTTTGCCGATCTGCCCGACCCGCTGCAACGGCTGCGTCGCGCACTGCTCAAACGCGACGGCGGCGACAAAGTGATGGCGCAGGTGCTCATGGCCGTGCCGACGCACGGATTGGAGGCGGTGCTGGTCGCCGTCGAACTGGTCCTCGACAGCGGCCGGCCCAGCGCCGAGCACGTCCTCAATGTCCTCGCGCGACTCAGGGAAGGACCACCACCGCAGACGGTCGAGACCTCCCTGCAGGTGAAGGCGGCGCCGATTGCCGACACCGAGCGGTACGACACGCTGCGGGCGGAGGTGGGCCATGGCTGA
- a CDS encoding type II toxin-antitoxin system RelE/ParE family toxin, with the protein MITSGVALGLGIHRAIYLATRPEGVYVLHAFQKKTQKTAKADIEFARKRLKTITR; encoded by the coding sequence TTGATAACCAGCGGTGTTGCACTTGGGCTTGGAATCCACCGGGCGATTTATCTGGCGACGCGGCCGGAGGGCGTGTACGTACTGCACGCTTTCCAGAAGAAGACTCAGAAAACCGCCAAGGCGGACATTGAGTTTGCGCGGAAACGGCTAAAGACGATTACGAGGTAA
- a CDS encoding IS30 family transposase: MHYRHLGAEERGTIMAMILGGSSMRRVAEAIGRSPSTVQRELRRNGYLQASEPLKGRPRKIPRYDASSAGRRARRLRRKPRVERKLARTGALWPQVVERLHRGWSPEQIAGRLGGVSHETIYTAIYATPRGQLRRELTSLLRQGHRTGRKRRQGRDRRGRLADMVSIHVRPPEAEDRLVPGHWEGDFIVGRRNQSAIGTLVDRHSLFVMLAKMEGCTAEAALEGFSTTFNALPEAQRRTLTYDQGKEMARHSELAERTGLSIYFADPNSPWQRGINENTNGLLRQYLPKGQVLSNYTQRELDAIAWQLNNRPRKSLGFRTPAEVFFEAAYATTQH; encoded by the coding sequence ATTCACTATCGACACTTGGGCGCAGAGGAACGAGGCACGATCATGGCGATGATCCTGGGCGGATCGAGCATGCGTCGGGTCGCTGAAGCTATTGGCCGGTCGCCGAGCACAGTCCAGCGGGAGCTTCGGCGCAACGGCTATCTGCAGGCATCGGAGCCGCTCAAGGGGCGGCCGCGCAAGATCCCCCGGTACGACGCGTCGAGCGCAGGCCGGCGCGCCCGCCGGTTGCGCCGCAAGCCGCGCGTCGAACGCAAGCTGGCCCGAACAGGCGCGCTCTGGCCACAGGTAGTGGAGCGTCTGCATCGCGGTTGGTCCCCGGAACAGATCGCCGGCAGACTGGGTGGGGTGTCGCACGAAACGATCTACACCGCGATCTACGCCACACCGCGTGGCCAGCTTCGGCGCGAGCTGACGTCGCTGCTGCGACAAGGGCATCGCACCGGGCGCAAGCGCCGCCAAGGTCGGGATCGGCGCGGCCGGCTCGCGGATATGGTCAGCATCCATGTGCGCCCGCCGGAAGCTGAAGACCGGCTGGTGCCGGGGCATTGGGAAGGCGACTTCATCGTCGGGCGCCGCAATCAATCGGCGATTGGCACGCTGGTGGACCGCCACTCCTTGTTCGTGATGCTCGCCAAGATGGAGGGCTGCACCGCCGAGGCCGCCTTGGAGGGATTCAGCACGACCTTCAATGCCCTGCCTGAGGCGCAGCGGCGCACCCTGACCTATGACCAGGGCAAGGAAATGGCGCGCCACAGCGAGCTGGCTGAGCGCACCGGCCTCAGCATCTACTTCGCCGATCCGAACAGTCCCTGGCAGCGGGGCATCAACGAAAACACCAACGGCTTGCTCCGCCAGTACCTGCCCAAGGGCCAGGTCCTGTCGAACTACACCCAGCGCGAACTCGACGCCATTGCCTGGCAGCTCAACAACCGACCGCGCAAATCGCTGGGCTTTCGGACACCGGCTGAGGTCTTCTTCGAGGCCGCCTATGCAACAACACAACATTGA
- a CDS encoding helix-turn-helix domain-containing protein, which produces MKSEPAVGHITKGSVFDDPALFDPERAAELKMRAAILRGLERWLENSGMTQTAAARHLGVTQARVSDIKRGRISGFSLDLLVRLAARAGLKPTLRLAA; this is translated from the coding sequence ATGAAGAGTGAACCGGCGGTAGGACACATCACCAAGGGCAGCGTGTTCGACGATCCGGCGCTGTTCGATCCGGAGCGCGCAGCGGAGTTGAAGATGCGTGCCGCGATCTTGCGCGGCCTGGAACGCTGGCTGGAGAACAGTGGCATGACGCAAACGGCGGCGGCACGTCACCTCGGCGTAACCCAGGCCCGCGTAAGCGACATCAAACGCGGCCGGATCAGCGGATTCAGCCTCGATCTGCTAGTGCGCCTCGCCGCGCGTGCAGGTCTTAAGCCAACGCTACGGCTGGCGGCTTGA